One stretch of Zhihengliuella flava DNA includes these proteins:
- a CDS encoding ABC transporter ATP-binding protein — protein sequence MIEFRDIAKQYPDGTTAVERFSLTLPARKTTVFVGSSGSGKTTLLRMINRMVDPTDGVVEIDGEDVQGRDPVALRRGIGYIMQSGGLLPHVSVAGNIATVLHLTGTSKKAARARAEELLDVVGLDRALADRYPSQLSGGQQQRVGVARGLAADPNILLMDEPFGAVDPIVRAELQQEIIRLQREFHKTIVFVTHDIDEAFLLGDQVVILEKHARVAQVGSPSEIIENPASDFVARFIGAERGRRALHLKDTPHGTVVVDGQGRTQGRLHEPQEQGASSA from the coding sequence GTGATCGAGTTCCGTGACATTGCCAAGCAGTACCCGGACGGGACGACGGCCGTGGAGCGCTTCAGCCTCACCCTGCCCGCCCGGAAGACCACGGTCTTTGTGGGCTCCTCCGGCTCCGGGAAGACCACGTTGCTGCGGATGATCAACCGCATGGTGGACCCCACGGACGGGGTGGTGGAGATCGACGGCGAGGACGTTCAGGGCCGGGACCCCGTGGCCCTGCGCCGCGGCATTGGGTACATCATGCAGAGCGGCGGGCTGCTCCCCCACGTCAGCGTGGCCGGGAACATCGCCACCGTCTTACACCTGACCGGCACCTCCAAGAAGGCCGCGCGGGCGCGGGCGGAAGAACTGCTCGACGTCGTCGGGCTGGACCGTGCGCTAGCGGACCGGTACCCCAGCCAGCTCTCCGGAGGCCAGCAGCAGCGCGTGGGCGTGGCCCGCGGGTTGGCCGCGGATCCGAACATCTTGTTGATGGATGAGCCGTTCGGCGCCGTGGACCCGATTGTGCGCGCGGAGCTGCAGCAAGAAATCATCCGGCTGCAGCGCGAATTCCACAAGACCATCGTGTTTGTTACCCACGACATCGATGAGGCGTTCCTGCTCGGCGACCAGGTGGTGATCCTCGAAAAGCACGCCCGCGTCGCCCAAGTCGGCAGCCCCAGCGAGATCATCGAAAACCCGGCCTCTGACTTCGTCGCCCGGTTCATCGGCGCCGAGCGGGGCCGCCGCGCGCTACACCTGAAGGACACCCCGCACGGCACCGTGGTGGTCGACGGCCAGGGGCGCACGCAGGGCCGCCTGCACGAGCCGCAGGAACAGGGGGCATCCTCGGCATGA
- a CDS encoding IS481 family transposase: MTQSRVAVLKVINGELSVTAAADTYGYSRRHLHRLLARYREKGLDGLEPGSRRPRSNSRQTPPKLRARIVELRRQLTAEGHDAGPVTIAWHLAEQGLHVPSTSMIRRTLHEAGLITPEPRKRPKSSYLRFEADQPNETWQSDFTHARLADGTDVEILTWLDDHSRYLISCTAHQPVTGDTVVNTFLTAIEQHGCPASTLTDNGRVYTARFGGGRNAFEYLLPTLGVTQKNGSPWHPQTQGKVERFQQTLKRWLAKQPQPPTLAVLQELLDRFREYYNNSRPHRSLDRTTPAKAYAATPKALPATAREQNHYRIRYDRVDQAGRITLRRASKLHHLHIGAQHRGTRILAIIDDTTVTVTALETGEILATNTIDPNRNYWRNTRKPPGRWPGGSQ; the protein is encoded by the coding sequence ATGACTCAGTCACGTGTAGCGGTCTTGAAAGTCATTAATGGAGAGCTGTCTGTCACCGCAGCGGCCGATACCTACGGCTACTCACGTCGGCACTTGCACCGGCTTCTGGCCCGGTACCGGGAAAAAGGCCTAGACGGGCTTGAGCCTGGCTCGAGGCGCCCGCGCTCAAACTCACGACAAACCCCACCGAAACTGCGCGCGCGAATCGTGGAACTACGCCGCCAGCTCACCGCCGAGGGACATGACGCTGGCCCGGTGACCATTGCATGGCATCTCGCCGAACAGGGGCTTCACGTCCCGTCCACCTCGATGATCCGTCGCACCCTGCACGAAGCCGGCCTGATCACCCCGGAACCACGTAAACGCCCCAAAAGTTCCTACCTACGCTTCGAAGCCGACCAGCCAAACGAGACCTGGCAGTCAGACTTCACCCATGCCCGCCTCGCCGACGGCACCGACGTTGAGATCCTCACCTGGCTTGATGACCACTCCCGCTACCTCATCTCCTGCACCGCGCACCAACCCGTCACCGGCGATACCGTCGTGAACACGTTCCTCACCGCCATCGAGCAGCACGGGTGTCCCGCCTCCACGCTGACCGACAACGGCCGCGTATACACCGCACGATTCGGCGGCGGACGCAACGCCTTCGAATATCTCCTACCAACGCTCGGAGTCACCCAAAAGAACGGATCTCCCTGGCACCCACAGACGCAGGGAAAGGTCGAACGCTTCCAGCAAACCCTCAAACGCTGGCTCGCCAAACAGCCGCAACCACCGACCTTAGCTGTCCTCCAAGAACTTCTTGATCGCTTCCGGGAGTACTACAACAACAGCCGACCCCACCGCTCACTGGACCGAACTACACCCGCCAAAGCCTACGCAGCCACACCCAAAGCACTCCCAGCCACCGCCCGGGAACAAAACCACTACCGGATCCGCTACGACCGAGTCGATCAAGCAGGACGCATCACACTCCGCCGCGCCAGCAAGCTCCACCACCTGCACATCGGAGCCCAACACCGAGGCACGCGAATCCTCGCCATCATCGACGACACCACCGTCACCGTCACCGCGCTCGAAACCGGCGAAATCCTCGCCACCAACACCATCGACCCGAACCGCAACTACTGGCGCAACACAAGAAAACCCCCGGGCCGATGGCCCGGGGGTTCCCAGTGA
- a CDS encoding AI-2E family transporter: MTGDSAASSPAAEGAAASGTPGAAVVPDAAEHTARTMWPRIALIAVTITGIALLMYFVQGARDIVAPIFLGLNLMIVAFPIQRALVARRVPRYLAAAATLIAVLALVILFFGSTGWAVGELLRELPEYNREFNELWVDISAGLSQLGISQTMILDQFRGVGAGSILSLLTPLITNVTAVLSVLATLVMAVFFLAMDSAGFPRRLDMVMRARPRMHTALTSFAQGVRRYWVVTTVFGLIVALLDVFALTLIDVPLVWVWGVLAFLTNYIPNIGFVIGLVPPALLALLDSGPGPAIAVLITYSLLNFTVQAIIQPKFTGQSVGVTPMISFLSLMFWYWVLGWLGALLALPATLLLKALLIDADPSARWINALISSNPDAEVPAHMLEKDPRPAAAGVPEGAVEAEPGDKGSAQGASAQQ; encoded by the coding sequence ATGACTGGTGATTCTGCCGCTTCTAGCCCCGCCGCGGAGGGCGCCGCTGCCAGCGGCACCCCGGGGGCCGCCGTCGTGCCCGATGCCGCGGAGCACACGGCACGCACCATGTGGCCGCGCATCGCGCTGATCGCCGTCACTATCACGGGCATCGCCTTGCTGATGTACTTCGTCCAGGGCGCCCGGGACATCGTGGCCCCGATCTTCCTCGGCTTGAACCTCATGATCGTGGCCTTCCCCATCCAGCGCGCCCTCGTGGCCCGCCGCGTGCCGCGCTATTTGGCCGCCGCGGCCACCCTGATCGCGGTCCTCGCGCTGGTGATCCTCTTCTTCGGATCCACCGGCTGGGCGGTGGGCGAGCTGTTGCGGGAGCTGCCGGAATACAACCGCGAGTTCAATGAGCTGTGGGTGGATATTTCGGCGGGGCTGTCCCAGCTGGGCATCAGCCAAACCATGATCCTGGATCAGTTCCGCGGCGTCGGCGCCGGGAGCATCCTCAGCCTGCTCACCCCGCTGATCACCAACGTCACCGCGGTCCTCTCCGTACTGGCCACGCTGGTGATGGCGGTGTTCTTCCTCGCGATGGATTCGGCGGGATTCCCCCGCCGCCTCGACATGGTGATGCGCGCTCGCCCCCGCATGCACACGGCCCTGACCAGCTTTGCCCAGGGGGTCCGGCGCTACTGGGTGGTCACTACCGTGTTCGGCCTAATTGTGGCCCTACTGGACGTCTTCGCGTTGACCCTGATCGACGTGCCGCTGGTGTGGGTGTGGGGCGTGCTGGCGTTCCTGACCAACTACATTCCCAACATCGGATTTGTGATCGGGCTCGTCCCGCCGGCCCTGCTGGCGCTGCTGGACTCCGGACCCGGCCCGGCGATCGCGGTGCTGATCACCTACTCCCTGTTAAACTTCACGGTTCAGGCCATCATCCAGCCGAAGTTCACCGGCCAGTCCGTGGGCGTGACGCCGATGATCTCCTTCCTCTCCCTCATGTTCTGGTACTGGGTTCTCGGCTGGCTGGGTGCGCTGTTGGCGCTGCCGGCGACGTTGCTGCTCAAGGCGCTGCTGATCGACGCGGACCCGTCCGCGCGCTGGATCAACGCGCTCATCTCCTCCAATCCCGACGCCGAGGTCCCCGCCCACATGCTGGAAAAGGATCCTCGTCCCGCCGCGGCTGGGGTACCGGAGGGCGCGGTCGAGGCCGAGCCTGGCGATAAGGGTTCCGCTCAGGGCGCGAGCGCGCAACAATAA
- a CDS encoding DMT family transporter, whose protein sequence is MLKWVLLATAVAAEVTATLCLKAALDQPLFYAVVAAGYAAAFGLLGRVLRAGMPLGVAYGIWSAAGVVLTAVASWLIYGEPITPLMACGFALVIGGVLLVEIGHQRSLPNAGVLPYDDQGASTR, encoded by the coding sequence GTGCTGAAATGGGTGCTGCTCGCCACCGCGGTGGCGGCCGAGGTCACCGCCACGCTCTGCCTGAAGGCGGCGCTCGACCAGCCGCTCTTCTACGCGGTGGTGGCGGCCGGCTATGCGGCCGCGTTTGGCCTGCTGGGCCGGGTTCTGCGCGCCGGCATGCCGCTCGGCGTGGCCTACGGGATCTGGAGTGCGGCCGGGGTGGTCCTGACCGCTGTCGCTTCTTGGCTGATCTACGGCGAGCCCATCACCCCGCTCATGGCGTGCGGCTTCGCCCTGGTCATCGGCGGGGTGCTCCTCGTGGAAATCGGCCACCAGCGCTCCCTCCCGAACGCCGGCGTGCTGCCGTACGACGATCAGGGGGCGAGCACCCGATGA
- a CDS encoding DMT family transporter, producing MAWAVLAIAVLAEIGGTLSLRAATGGSRWWYASVGACYVTAFTLLSVALAEGMPLGIAYGVWAASGVALTAVLGRLIFKEPLSPMMLLGIVMICGGVLLIEQGAAH from the coding sequence ATGGCCTGGGCGGTGCTGGCGATCGCCGTGCTCGCGGAGATCGGTGGCACCCTGTCCCTGCGCGCGGCCACGGGCGGTAGCCGGTGGTGGTACGCCTCGGTCGGTGCCTGCTACGTCACCGCCTTCACCTTGCTGAGTGTGGCGCTCGCCGAGGGCATGCCGCTCGGGATCGCCTATGGCGTGTGGGCCGCATCCGGGGTGGCGCTGACCGCCGTGCTCGGCCGCTTGATCTTCAAGGAGCCGCTCTCTCCCATGATGTTGCTCGGGATCGTGATGATCTGCGGCGGCGTCCTGCTCATCGAACAGGGCGCCGCCCACTAG
- a CDS encoding dihydrolipoyl dehydrogenase family protein translates to MTPTSQHEPDFDLIVIGGGAVGENIADYATRGGARVALVESDLVGGECSYWACMPSKALLRSGHAVRAAWRVGGARAAITGELDADAVLSRRTSFTSGWDDSGQADWVDSAGITLLRGHARLSGRGRVQVGTDTLTAHAVALATGSVPVLPPIAGLAEAAPWGTREATSADTVPPRLIVIGGGVAGCELAFAWASLGSHVTLLARGGLVEREESFAGERVAAGLTGEGVDVRTGTTTSRVDRAADGTVTARLDSGEEITADEVLVATGRRPALDDVGLETAGVGEDFTVEDSMLVTGTDWLYAVGDVNGRAPLTHQGKYQARAAGAAIAARLRGAPAADEPWGAHVATADHTAVPRVIFTDPEVAAVGLTAAEARERGLRVRAVDVDLGQVAGASLHADDYTGQARLVVDEDRRVVVGATFVGQDVAELVHAATIAIVGEVGLDRLWHAVPAYPTMSEIWLRLLETYAHP, encoded by the coding sequence ATGACCCCCACCTCGCAGCACGAACCTGACTTCGACCTGATCGTGATCGGCGGCGGCGCCGTCGGTGAGAACATCGCCGATTACGCCACCCGAGGAGGCGCCCGCGTGGCGCTCGTCGAATCCGATCTGGTGGGCGGGGAGTGTTCCTACTGGGCCTGCATGCCCTCTAAGGCCCTGCTCCGCTCCGGCCATGCCGTGCGCGCGGCCTGGCGGGTCGGTGGTGCCCGCGCGGCCATCACCGGGGAGCTCGATGCCGACGCCGTGCTGAGCCGGCGCACCTCCTTCACCAGCGGGTGGGACGACTCCGGGCAGGCGGACTGGGTGGACTCGGCAGGCATCACGCTACTGCGGGGGCACGCCCGGCTCTCCGGGCGGGGCCGGGTGCAGGTGGGCACGGACACCCTGACGGCGCACGCCGTGGCGCTGGCCACCGGCTCCGTTCCCGTCCTGCCGCCCATCGCCGGGCTGGCTGAGGCGGCCCCGTGGGGTACCCGGGAGGCGACGTCGGCGGACACGGTGCCGCCGCGCCTGATCGTGATCGGCGGCGGCGTGGCCGGCTGTGAACTGGCCTTCGCGTGGGCCTCCCTCGGCTCTCACGTCACGCTGCTGGCCCGCGGTGGCCTGGTGGAGCGGGAGGAATCGTTCGCGGGCGAGCGCGTGGCCGCCGGGCTGACCGGCGAGGGAGTGGACGTGCGCACGGGAACGACGACGTCGCGGGTCGACCGCGCCGCGGACGGCACGGTGACGGCCCGGCTGGACAGCGGCGAGGAGATCACCGCGGACGAGGTGCTCGTGGCCACCGGGCGGCGCCCCGCGCTCGATGACGTCGGGTTGGAGACGGCCGGTGTCGGCGAGGACTTCACGGTGGAGGACTCCATGCTCGTGACCGGCACCGACTGGCTGTACGCCGTCGGGGACGTCAATGGCCGGGCCCCGCTGACCCACCAGGGCAAGTATCAGGCCCGCGCCGCGGGGGCGGCGATCGCCGCGCGGTTGCGGGGCGCGCCGGCAGCCGACGAGCCGTGGGGCGCGCACGTGGCCACCGCGGACCACACGGCGGTGCCGCGGGTGATTTTTACGGATCCGGAGGTCGCCGCCGTCGGACTGACCGCAGCCGAGGCGCGCGAGCGCGGACTGCGCGTCCGCGCCGTCGACGTCGACCTCGGGCAGGTCGCGGGCGCCAGCCTGCACGCGGATGATTACACGGGCCAGGCCCGGTTGGTGGTGGACGAGGACCGGCGCGTGGTGGTCGGTGCGACGTTCGTGGGTCAGGACGTCGCCGAGCTGGTCCACGCGGCCACGATCGCCATCGTCGGCGAGGTGGGCCTCGACCGGCTGTGGCACGCGGTTCCGGCCTACCCGACGATGAGCGAAATCTGGCTGCGGCTCCTCGAAACCTACGCGCACCCGTAG
- a CDS encoding NUDIX hydrolase, with product MPIPDFIVNLRRSIGHAPLWLSGATAVVLRAPAAQGAAEQVLLVRRADNGHWTPITGVVDPGEHPASTAVRETLEEAGVETEVESLAWVSVSAPMVHANGDQAQYLDHTFRCRYVGGEPHPADDESTAAAFFALDDLPPMTDHMRERIRTAVEHTGTTRLD from the coding sequence GTGCCTATCCCAGACTTCATCGTGAACCTCCGCCGCAGCATTGGACACGCACCGCTGTGGCTCTCCGGCGCGACCGCCGTGGTGCTCCGCGCCCCGGCCGCCCAGGGCGCCGCCGAGCAGGTCCTGCTGGTCCGCCGCGCGGACAACGGCCACTGGACGCCGATCACCGGCGTGGTGGATCCAGGGGAACACCCCGCGAGTACCGCCGTGCGGGAGACGCTGGAGGAGGCTGGCGTGGAGACCGAGGTGGAATCCTTGGCCTGGGTCAGTGTGTCGGCGCCGATGGTGCACGCCAACGGGGACCAGGCGCAGTATCTGGACCACACGTTCCGGTGCCGCTACGTAGGCGGCGAACCGCACCCGGCGGACGACGAATCCACGGCGGCCGCATTCTTTGCTCTCGACGACCTGCCGCCGATGACCGATCACATGCGCGAGCGCATCCGCACCGCCGTGGAACACACCGGGACGACCCGGCTCGACTAG
- a CDS encoding TIR domain-containing protein codes for MTPDEVARLQPRYGHGNGDVEIQPSAQARPNVLFEAGMPLGRDTKRTMLVEVGQVRPFSDVAGRHSSRLGNSAASRQALATRLSTAGCDVDLTGTSQGHRNCLG; via the coding sequence GTGACCCCAGACGAGGTCGCACGTCTGCAACCGCGCTACGGCCACGGTAATGGTGATGTCGAGATCCAGCCTTCCGCGCAAGCTCGGCCTAATGTTCTCTTCGAAGCAGGGATGCCGCTCGGCCGAGATACAAAGCGCACGATGCTCGTCGAGGTCGGACAAGTGCGTCCGTTCAGCGATGTGGCCGGTCGTCATTCGAGCCGACTGGGCAACTCTGCGGCCAGCCGCCAGGCACTCGCAACCAGGCTCAGCACTGCGGGCTGCGACGTCGATCTGACTGGCACATCACAGGGGCACAGAAACTGTCTGGGTTGA
- a CDS encoding DNA-3-methyladenine glycosylase I, protein MADQGVIIGEDGLARPAWASSDALMREYYDGEWGLPVRDEAGVYERLTLEAFQSGLSWATVLRKREAFRAAFAGFDPEAVATFGQAEVERLMQDTGIIRNRAKILAAIANAQATLNLRADPDAGDLGAFVWSFQPESTPAPRTMADVPTTSAESVALAKALKKRGFKFVGPTTMFALMEAIGIVDTHLVDSHRRGSSGVWPASAA, encoded by the coding sequence ATGGCAGATCAGGGGGTCATCATCGGCGAGGACGGCCTCGCCCGGCCAGCGTGGGCATCCAGCGATGCCCTCATGCGTGAGTATTACGACGGCGAGTGGGGCCTGCCGGTACGGGACGAGGCCGGCGTGTATGAACGGCTGACCCTCGAGGCCTTCCAATCCGGCCTGTCCTGGGCCACCGTGCTGCGTAAGCGGGAGGCATTCCGCGCGGCCTTCGCCGGCTTTGACCCGGAGGCCGTGGCCACGTTCGGCCAGGCCGAGGTGGAGCGCCTCATGCAGGACACCGGAATCATCCGGAATCGGGCCAAGATTCTCGCGGCCATCGCCAACGCGCAGGCCACGCTGAACCTCCGCGCGGACCCCGACGCCGGGGATTTGGGCGCGTTCGTGTGGTCCTTCCAGCCGGAGTCCACGCCTGCGCCGCGCACGATGGCGGACGTTCCCACGACGTCGGCCGAGTCGGTCGCACTGGCGAAGGCGCTGAAGAAGCGCGGCTTCAAGTTTGTGGGGCCCACCACCATGTTCGCGCTCATGGAGGCCATCGGCATCGTGGACACGCACTTGGTGGACAGTCACCGGCGCGGCAGTAGCGGCGTCTGGCCCGCTAGCGCGGCCTAG
- a CDS encoding HigA family addiction module antitoxin, with the protein MSTPMAAEVFPAGEHLADELDARGWTQADFAEILGRPAQFVSEIISGKKEITRESAAQIAAALGTSAEFWLKVQDSYLLWKQAQDSRTRESLDAVKTRARLRELAPVALLRKRGFITASDPDGQLKEVLHLFGMQSLDEELTVRFAARRSNTDEAVTVLQQAWVACVKASARELQVPPYSSDRLRELAEQLSERARNPEEFAAFQASFAEVGVKLIYVEAFPGGKLDGCALIVDGTPVIGISGRWKRLDKVLFTILHETAHVMLGHLTEDGGVIIDDLSEESQDEETEADQLAGELAISGPLPVVPERPSVTWAQTEADALGVHPITLIGRLQNDRLISWKTTLVRDAPNVTDQLERWTAPVPA; encoded by the coding sequence ATGAGTACGCCGATGGCTGCCGAGGTGTTCCCGGCCGGGGAACACCTGGCTGACGAACTCGACGCGCGCGGCTGGACTCAGGCCGACTTTGCGGAGATTCTGGGACGACCGGCACAGTTCGTCTCCGAGATCATTTCCGGCAAGAAAGAGATCACTCGCGAGTCCGCCGCGCAGATCGCGGCTGCGCTCGGAACAAGCGCAGAGTTCTGGCTCAAGGTTCAAGACTCTTATCTCCTCTGGAAGCAAGCACAGGATTCGCGCACCAGAGAGAGCCTTGACGCCGTGAAGACCCGCGCCAGGTTGCGTGAGTTAGCGCCGGTCGCCTTGCTGAGAAAGCGTGGCTTCATCACCGCTTCTGATCCAGATGGGCAATTGAAAGAGGTCCTTCACCTCTTTGGGATGCAGAGCCTTGATGAGGAGTTGACGGTCAGATTCGCCGCTAGGCGAAGTAACACGGACGAGGCAGTGACAGTGCTCCAGCAAGCCTGGGTCGCGTGCGTCAAGGCCAGTGCGCGTGAGCTGCAGGTTCCGCCATACTCCAGTGATCGACTTCGAGAGTTGGCCGAGCAACTCTCGGAAAGGGCACGCAATCCGGAGGAGTTTGCCGCCTTCCAAGCGTCTTTCGCGGAAGTCGGAGTGAAGCTGATCTACGTTGAAGCGTTCCCCGGAGGGAAGCTCGATGGGTGCGCACTGATCGTCGATGGGACCCCCGTAATTGGCATCTCCGGCCGATGGAAGCGGCTAGACAAAGTGCTCTTCACAATCCTCCACGAAACCGCCCACGTTATGCTTGGCCACCTCACAGAGGACGGTGGGGTCATCATTGACGACCTATCTGAAGAGAGCCAAGACGAGGAAACGGAAGCCGATCAACTTGCTGGAGAACTGGCTATCTCGGGACCGCTCCCCGTAGTTCCGGAACGGCCAAGCGTGACCTGGGCGCAGACGGAGGCGGACGCCTTGGGCGTGCACCCAATCACGTTGATCGGCAGGCTCCAGAACGATCGTCTAATTTCATGGAAAACTACCCTCGTTCGCGACGCGCCCAACGTTACCGATCAGCTAGAACGATGGACGGCACCCGTCCCAGCCTAA
- a CDS encoding MFS transporter, with protein sequence MTQHQGTAAAGSTLLEGRKLLFAVVALAMGGFGIGTTEFTIMGLLQEGALDLGVSHAEMGLLISAYALGVVVGAPILTALGARVPKRTMVLGLMVFFTLANASSFLAPTYESMLVTRFLSGLPHGAYFGLAAILAGTLVPPTKRGMAIAWIMLGLAVANVVGVPAFTWLGQAVGWRSMFLAVAVIGVLTIVSILAFVPYAPAHAEASIRRELTALKSASVWLALFTGIVGFGGFFAVYSYISPILTDVTGLPIEVVPLVLGLYGLGMVVGNLVGGRLADWSVLGSIYISMVSLIITMVLFGLVSSVPWLTLVFVFIMGGVGSLLAPGLQSLLMDSAPKAQSLAASLNHSALNIANAIGAALGGAVISLGWGYESTAYVGALLAVAGLVLALISGLWHRRKARRRVAAELASTTPSHQPVS encoded by the coding sequence ATGACCCAACACCAGGGCACGGCTGCGGCCGGTTCGACGCTCCTCGAGGGGCGTAAGCTCCTCTTCGCCGTGGTGGCGCTTGCCATGGGCGGTTTTGGCATCGGCACCACCGAGTTCACCATCATGGGGTTGCTGCAGGAGGGCGCCCTAGATCTGGGCGTGAGCCACGCAGAGATGGGCCTGCTCATTTCGGCCTACGCGCTCGGCGTGGTGGTCGGTGCGCCCATCCTCACCGCGCTAGGCGCCCGCGTGCCCAAGCGCACCATGGTGCTGGGGCTCATGGTCTTCTTCACGCTGGCCAACGCCTCCTCCTTCCTGGCCCCCACGTATGAGTCCATGTTGGTCACCCGCTTCCTCTCCGGGCTGCCCCATGGCGCGTACTTCGGGCTGGCCGCCATCCTCGCCGGCACCTTGGTGCCGCCCACCAAGCGCGGCATGGCGATCGCGTGGATCATGCTGGGGTTGGCCGTGGCCAACGTGGTCGGCGTGCCGGCCTTCACCTGGCTGGGCCAGGCGGTGGGCTGGCGGTCCATGTTCCTGGCCGTCGCCGTGATCGGCGTGCTGACGATCGTGTCCATCCTGGCCTTCGTGCCCTACGCCCCGGCCCACGCAGAGGCGAGTATCCGGCGGGAGCTCACGGCGCTGAAAAGCGCTTCGGTCTGGCTCGCACTCTTCACCGGAATCGTCGGTTTCGGCGGCTTCTTCGCCGTCTACTCCTACATCAGCCCCATCCTGACCGACGTCACGGGCCTGCCGATCGAGGTGGTCCCGCTGGTGCTGGGCCTTTATGGCCTCGGCATGGTGGTCGGCAACTTGGTGGGTGGCCGCCTGGCGGACTGGTCCGTGCTCGGCAGCATTTACATTTCCATGGTCTCTTTGATCATCACCATGGTGCTCTTCGGCCTGGTGTCCTCGGTGCCGTGGCTGACCCTGGTGTTCGTGTTCATTATGGGCGGCGTTGGATCCCTGCTGGCACCGGGGCTGCAGTCCCTCCTCATGGATTCGGCGCCGAAGGCCCAGTCCTTGGCCGCCTCGCTGAACCACTCGGCGCTGAACATCGCCAACGCCATTGGCGCGGCACTCGGCGGCGCCGTGATCTCCCTAGGCTGGGGCTACGAATCCACGGCCTACGTCGGGGCGCTCCTCGCCGTCGCCGGCCTGGTGCTCGCGCTGATCTCGGGGTTGTGGCATCGGCGTAAGGCGCGCCGCCGCGTCGCGGCGGAATTGGCCAGTACGACGCCGTCGCACCAGCCCGTCTCATGA
- a CDS encoding VOC family protein → MTIGLTPYLQFSGNAKEALEFYHAALGGELGMMTYAEGMGADAAGDAGGQIMHGSLYVDRGVHLMASDLPEGMDGNGFGTVSLSSSGDSTADAATLESWWEKLQDGGTVVLPLETAPWGDKFGQLIDKFGVAWMVNITATAS, encoded by the coding sequence ATGACGATTGGACTTACCCCCTACCTACAGTTCTCCGGCAATGCCAAAGAAGCGCTGGAGTTTTATCACGCCGCCTTGGGTGGCGAGCTGGGCATGATGACCTACGCCGAAGGCATGGGCGCCGACGCGGCGGGCGACGCCGGGGGCCAGATCATGCACGGCTCCCTCTACGTGGACCGCGGCGTCCACCTCATGGCCTCCGACCTTCCGGAAGGGATGGACGGGAACGGGTTCGGCACCGTATCCCTGTCCTCCAGCGGGGACAGCACCGCAGACGCCGCGACGCTGGAATCCTGGTGGGAGAAGCTCCAGGACGGCGGCACCGTGGTACTGCCGCTGGAAACGGCCCCGTGGGGGGACAAATTCGGCCAGCTGATCGACAAGTTTGGCGTGGCGTGGATGGTCAACATCACCGCCACGGCGAGCTAA
- a CDS encoding type II toxin-antitoxin system RelE/ParE family toxin, producing the protein MRVVFEDDDLRRLAEDASYAPRRRGADIIKAYRKKIQVLRAATDERDLYAMRSLRLEQLKGNRAGTSSIRLNDQFRLIIKFETDDDGRLAIVIEMVDYH; encoded by the coding sequence TTGCGTGTCGTCTTCGAGGATGACGATCTTCGGCGTCTGGCCGAAGATGCGTCCTATGCGCCACGGCGCCGGGGTGCAGACATCATTAAGGCATACCGGAAGAAGATCCAGGTACTGCGCGCGGCCACTGACGAACGAGACCTATATGCGATGCGGTCCCTCCGGTTGGAGCAGCTCAAGGGTAACCGGGCCGGAACCTCATCCATCCGCCTGAATGACCAGTTCAGGCTCATCATCAAGTTCGAAACGGATGACGATGGCCGGTTGGCCATCGTCATCGAGATGGTTGATTACCACTGA